Proteins encoded by one window of Lathyrus oleraceus cultivar Zhongwan6 chromosome 1, CAAS_Psat_ZW6_1.0, whole genome shotgun sequence:
- the LOC127118360 gene encoding uncharacterized protein LOC127118360, with product MASQGCETLAYDVEIKGDNLLMSLMEELPCDENDDERLDSLIRSFEAEISESKMSDHDDSKSIELLQMKSNFDESCNESWNIGQVDEGHDFGVEWVDMDLMPSFQFDDGSWESCGDEMSVMVDHLMVCDDGFDMEEHAYNSFWQDNYEMSLVH from the coding sequence ATGGCTTCACAAGGTTGTGAAACTTTGGCTTATGATGTAGAAATCAAGGGTGATAATCTTCTCATGTCACTAATGGAAGAGTTGCCATgtgatgaaaatgatgatgaaaGACTAGACAGTTTGATAAGATCTTTTGAGGCTGAAATTAGTGAAAGCAAGATGAGTGATCATGATGATTCAAAAAGCATAGAGTTACTACAAATGAAGAGCAATTTTGATGAAAGTTGCAACGAATCATGGAACATAGGGCAAGTGGATGAAGGACATGACTTTGGGGTTGAATGGGTTGATATGGATTTGATGCCATCCTTTCAATTTGATGATGGGAGTTGGGAGTCTTGTGGAGATGAGATGAGTGTGATGGTTGACCATTTAATGGTTTGTGATGATGGATTTGATATGGAAGAACATGCTTACAATTCATTTTGGCAAGATAACTATGAGATGAGTTTGGTGCATTAA